One Pirellulaceae bacterium DNA segment encodes these proteins:
- a CDS encoding FAD-dependent oxidoreductase produces MSFYQRNLTALGLGLFVYLHCLSTAVFGQPPNPSGYDVVVYGGTSAGIIAAVQVSRMGRTVALISPSKHLGGLSTAGLGFTDSGDKRGIGGLSREFYQRIKQKYDRQVTWKFETPDDYSRYDANVDAMWTFEPHVAEEVFEDLLKEEQIAIFRQQRLDRESGVTVRNNMIRSIRTQQGSTFNGRMFVDSTYEGDLMAAGGVSYTVGRENNSRYGETLNGVQKNQNIHNHRFPKLVDPYVTPGNPASGLLPGIHAGSPGNEGQSDKRVQAYCFRMCMTHVPSNRVPFVKPANYNQRRYELLLRNFEAGDHRIPYHSLMMPNGKTDTNNNGAFSTDNIGMNYRYPEATYEEREAIIQEHLNYQQGFMWTLANHPRVPEPVRREVSKWGLCKDEFLDTDHWPHMLYIREARRMLSDYVTTEHDCRRVRVAKDSVGMGSYNMDSHNTQRYVSPAGFAQNEGDVQVSPGGPYVISYRSIIPKNGEIANLLVPVCLSSSHIAYGSIRMEPVFMILGQTAATAAVLSIQSECAVQDLPYQRLRRQLLTDKQQLDLLEAKH; encoded by the coding sequence ATGTCATTTTACCAGCGCAATCTAACAGCCCTTGGGCTCGGGTTATTCGTCTATCTACACTGCTTGTCGACAGCAGTTTTCGGTCAACCGCCAAATCCATCCGGCTACGATGTGGTCGTCTATGGCGGCACATCAGCCGGTATCATCGCAGCGGTTCAGGTAAGTCGCATGGGGCGAACGGTGGCCCTGATCTCACCGTCAAAACATCTCGGTGGTTTAAGCACAGCTGGCCTGGGATTTACCGATAGCGGCGACAAACGGGGCATCGGGGGCTTGTCACGAGAGTTCTACCAACGCATCAAACAAAAATATGATCGGCAAGTGACGTGGAAGTTTGAGACACCCGATGACTACTCACGATACGATGCGAACGTGGACGCGATGTGGACTTTCGAGCCTCACGTTGCCGAGGAGGTTTTTGAGGATCTCTTAAAGGAAGAACAAATTGCTATCTTTCGACAACAGCGGCTCGATCGAGAATCTGGCGTCACTGTTCGAAACAACATGATTCGTTCCATTCGAACTCAACAAGGAAGCACTTTTAACGGAAGAATGTTTGTCGATTCGACTTACGAGGGTGACTTGATGGCAGCTGGCGGTGTGAGCTATACGGTTGGGCGTGAAAACAACAGTCGGTATGGTGAAACTCTGAACGGCGTCCAGAAAAATCAGAACATCCACAATCACCGTTTTCCGAAACTGGTCGATCCCTATGTGACTCCGGGGAATCCAGCCAGTGGTTTATTGCCAGGCATCCATGCTGGATCGCCCGGCAACGAGGGGCAGAGCGACAAACGGGTGCAGGCCTATTGCTTTCGAATGTGCATGACCCATGTGCCCTCAAATCGCGTACCCTTCGTTAAACCTGCGAATTATAACCAGCGACGATACGAACTCTTGCTACGAAATTTTGAAGCAGGTGACCATCGAATCCCCTACCACTCATTGATGATGCCGAATGGCAAGACGGACACAAACAACAACGGTGCATTTTCAACCGATAACATCGGGATGAACTACCGTTATCCGGAAGCTACCTACGAGGAGCGAGAGGCGATCATCCAAGAACACCTTAACTATCAGCAAGGTTTCATGTGGACGCTCGCAAACCACCCTCGCGTTCCGGAACCCGTTCGTCGAGAGGTTTCAAAGTGGGGACTTTGCAAAGATGAGTTTCTCGACACGGATCACTGGCCCCACATGCTTTACATTCGCGAGGCCCGTCGCATGCTCAGCGACTATGTCACGACCGAACATGATTGTCGCCGCGTCCGGGTTGCGAAAGATTCCGTGGGAATGGGATCCTACAACATGGATTCACACAATACGCAGCGTTACGTATCACCCGCTGGATTCGCCCAAAATGAGGGAGACGTTCAGGTCTCACCGGGTGGCCCTTACGTGATCAGTTATCGATCCATCATTCCCAAAAACGGTGAGATCGCAAACCTACTCGTACCGGTCTGTCTCTCTTCATCGCACATCGCTTACGGGTCTATTCGCATGGAACCCGTCTTTATGATTCTTGGACAGACAGCTGCAACAGCAGCTGTCTTGTCGATCCAAAGCGAATGTGCAGTCCAAGATCTGCCTTACCAACGACTCAGGCGACAACTTCTAACCGACAAACAACAGCTGGACCTTCTCGAGGCAAAACACTAG
- a CDS encoding sulfurtransferase: MNSAIANIAAYKFVALENLADRRAAMRQLCEELQLKGTVLLSTEGINLFLAGATTAIERFLDQIRSEKEFADLNVKVSFSDKRPFRRLLVKIKKEIIAFDDGELQPQKTPSPKIDAKTLKKWLDEKRPITLLDTRNDYEIKLGSFENAVSLGIDNFREFADKIAELPEPLKEQPVVVFCTGGIRCEKAGPHMEQAGFEKIYQLDGGILKYFEECGSAHYDGECFVFDQRVSLDEALSETDTAMCFVCQAPLTVEEQQSELYVPDQSCPHCFVESEQAMEEIRGSRNLQFEAVTHPLPGRVPYENRRPMHVPGRFDNKTLLEFVCELHPHVTREAWIQLIEQGRLQRECTPLSAETQVRAGDRIEHVIPNTVEPDVSADIRLIFEDEALVVINKPAPLPMHPCGRFNRNTLIRLIEPIYQPQKLRVAHRLDANTTGVTVFARTRPFAAKIQPQFENNQVEKVYLVRVHGQATAADFSVDEPIGKNAIRAGARELAPEGLPARTNFRVVREFEDGTSLLEARPVTGRTNQIRLHLVHHGLPVVGDQTYRASEPATTLTHALDDPPLCLHAWKISFQHPVTDERVTYQGEPPAWAQAKGN, from the coding sequence GTGAATTCGGCGATTGCCAACATTGCAGCTTACAAATTTGTGGCTCTCGAGAATCTCGCCGATCGTCGTGCGGCAATGCGACAACTTTGCGAAGAATTGCAGCTGAAGGGGACGGTGCTGTTGAGCACGGAAGGCATTAATCTATTCCTTGCGGGAGCGACGACTGCCATTGAACGATTTCTCGATCAAATTCGCTCCGAAAAGGAATTTGCTGATTTGAATGTGAAAGTCAGCTTCAGCGACAAGCGTCCCTTTCGTCGCCTGTTGGTGAAGATCAAAAAAGAAATTATTGCGTTTGACGATGGAGAATTGCAGCCCCAGAAGACTCCTTCTCCAAAAATTGACGCGAAGACGTTGAAGAAATGGTTAGACGAGAAGCGTCCAATCACTCTGTTGGATACCCGTAATGATTATGAGATCAAGTTGGGAAGCTTTGAAAATGCTGTTTCGTTGGGGATCGATAACTTCCGTGAATTTGCGGATAAGATTGCAGAGTTGCCGGAACCACTGAAAGAACAACCGGTGGTCGTGTTCTGTACGGGCGGCATTCGGTGTGAAAAAGCAGGGCCGCACATGGAACAAGCTGGTTTCGAGAAGATTTATCAGCTGGATGGCGGCATCTTAAAATACTTTGAAGAGTGTGGGTCGGCCCATTACGACGGCGAATGTTTTGTCTTTGATCAACGAGTGTCTTTGGATGAAGCGCTAAGCGAAACGGATACGGCGATGTGTTTTGTCTGCCAGGCCCCGCTGACTGTTGAAGAACAGCAATCGGAATTGTATGTTCCGGATCAGTCGTGCCCCCATTGCTTTGTCGAATCGGAACAGGCGATGGAGGAAATTCGGGGCTCTCGGAATTTGCAATTTGAAGCTGTCACCCATCCACTGCCTGGTCGCGTTCCGTATGAAAATCGACGTCCCATGCATGTTCCAGGCCGGTTTGATAACAAAACACTCTTGGAGTTTGTCTGCGAATTGCATCCGCACGTGACCCGCGAAGCATGGATCCAACTGATTGAACAGGGGCGATTGCAACGAGAATGCACTCCCTTGAGTGCTGAAACGCAAGTTCGCGCTGGTGATCGAATTGAGCATGTGATTCCGAACACCGTGGAGCCTGATGTAAGTGCCGATATTCGTTTGATTTTCGAGGATGAAGCACTGGTTGTGATCAACAAGCCGGCCCCGCTTCCGATGCACCCGTGTGGACGTTTTAATCGCAACACGCTGATCCGCTTGATTGAACCCATCTATCAGCCGCAAAAACTTCGTGTGGCACATCGTCTGGATGCGAATACGACGGGCGTCACGGTGTTTGCTCGGACTCGACCTTTTGCTGCGAAAATCCAACCGCAATTCGAAAACAATCAGGTAGAAAAAGTGTATCTCGTCCGAGTGCATGGTCAGGCGACGGCAGCTGACTTTTCGGTTGATGAGCCGATCGGTAAAAATGCAATCCGAGCAGGAGCTCGGGAGCTGGCGCCTGAGGGGTTACCTGCACGAACCAACTTTCGCGTCGTGCGAGAGTTTGAGGATGGAACGAGCCTTCTGGAGGCTCGACCTGTGACCGGACGGACGAATCAAATTCGACTTCACCTTGTGCACCACGGCTTGCCAGTCGTGGGAGACCAGACCTATCGCGCCTCAGAGCCGGCTACGACATTGACGCATGCTCTTGACGATCCGCCGTTGTGTTTGCATGCTTGGAAGATCAGCTTTCAACATCCGGTGACCGATGAAAGAGTTACCTATCAGGGCGAACCACCGGCCTGGGCGCAGGCCAAAGGAAACTAG